Proteins from one Niallia circulans genomic window:
- a CDS encoding LacI family DNA-binding transcriptional regulator — translation MKINDIAQIAEVSKSAVSLALNGKPGVSHETRQKIIRIAEENGYNPKSFSKTKHSISKIFRFIACTHTGIITEQYQSQSFFMELINNIDQSLSSKGYSLIISSINIDSLEQEVMNLEKQQSSSGILLLGTNLTEEQIKTVADLQPNLVVLDTCFETLDINFIVMNNVIGGYQAGKHLVELGHREIGYAQSTARMYNFDSRRRGFQKAMEENGLYIKPEHTFQMSPTDLSIQHDFTQSILELKDNLPTAIFCECDYMAISVIKALNALNLQVPEDISVIGFDNIVESRIVSPELTTIHVKKDKIASLAVEKLIREIDYQEEDKMKIFIDTELVKRRSSCKRPQQHE, via the coding sequence ATGAAGATAAATGACATTGCCCAAATTGCAGAGGTATCCAAATCAGCTGTCTCTTTAGCTTTAAATGGAAAGCCTGGTGTTAGCCACGAAACTAGACAAAAAATCATCCGGATTGCAGAGGAAAATGGCTACAACCCTAAATCCTTTTCGAAAACAAAACATTCTATCTCTAAAATATTTCGGTTTATAGCTTGTACACATACTGGAATCATCACTGAGCAATACCAGTCTCAATCTTTCTTTATGGAATTAATAAATAATATTGATCAATCTCTTTCATCAAAAGGCTATTCTTTAATTATTTCTTCAATAAATATTGATTCACTTGAACAGGAAGTAATGAATCTAGAAAAGCAACAAAGTTCATCTGGTATTTTGTTATTAGGAACAAACTTAACAGAAGAGCAGATTAAAACGGTCGCTGACTTACAGCCTAATCTAGTTGTCTTGGATACTTGTTTTGAGACATTGGATATTAACTTCATCGTCATGAATAATGTGATTGGGGGCTACCAAGCAGGGAAACACTTAGTTGAATTAGGACATAGGGAAATTGGCTATGCACAATCTACTGCAAGAATGTACAACTTTGATTCACGAAGAAGAGGATTTCAAAAAGCCATGGAAGAAAACGGCTTATATATTAAGCCTGAACATACTTTCCAAATGTCTCCGACGGACCTCTCCATTCAACATGACTTCACACAATCTATTCTCGAACTAAAAGACAATCTACCAACCGCTATTTTTTGCGAGTGTGATTATATGGCCATCAGCGTGATTAAGGCACTCAACGCACTTAATCTGCAAGTGCCGGAAGATATATCTGTGATTGGATTTGATAATATTGTAGAGTCACGAATTGTAAGTCCAGAGCTAACAACGATTCATGTCAAAAAAGATAAAATTGCTTCTCTTGCAGTGGAGAAATTAATTAGAGAGATTGATTATCAAGAAGAAGATAAAATGAAGATATTTATAGACACAGAGCTTGTGAAGAGGCGGTCCAGCTGTAAAAGACCGCAACAGCATGAATAA